Proteins encoded by one window of Panicum virgatum strain AP13 chromosome 7N, P.virgatum_v5, whole genome shotgun sequence:
- the LOC120683658 gene encoding chitinase CLP-like, protein MWNPKPQSFLIISLLCMSALSTWTAASNGGGGKPLLAAVTKDASTSLYTAPLKDGRPLVLDLSSPAISLPCDAKKGKGTVTTTLSANATDGKNPLFPVSFPAVATCAAAVVGVAGLAPSGRSSFPAQVARTQKVANKMALCLPSDGKTTSGDSVGVAIFGGGPLFFIPPDRGDFTAMLAGAARLHGFHGSPGYFVFATGIAVEQKQAVGGPLAVGLSSTIPYTALRPDVYGPLVKAWDQAASGPSFPWMQRVAAVAPFERCYNSTKLAVSLSRLGYGVPQIDVALEGGASFLVVGGNSMVQVDADTACLGFVRSSKGGQAPAAIIGGFQLENRLLVIDEDKQQLGFTTFLNAIGLSCSNFNFTHAA, encoded by the coding sequence ATGTGGAACCCGAAGCCCCAATCCTTCCTCATCATCTCACTACTCTGCATGTCCGCCTTGTCGACATGGACAGCGGccagcaatggcggcggcggcaagccccTGCTCGCGGCCGTCACCAAGGACGCCTCCACCTCCCTCTACACCGCGCCGCTCAAGGACGGCCGCCCGCTCGTCCTCGACCTCTCCAGCCCGGCCATCTCCTTGCCGTGCGACGCCAAGAAGGGAAAGGGAACGGTCACGACGACGCTCTCTGCCAACGCCACCGACGGCAAGAACCCGCTGTTCCcggtctccttccccgccgtggccacctgcgccgccgccgtcgtcggcgtCGCGGGGCTGGCGCCGTCGGGTCGGTCATCGTTCCCCGCGCAGGTCGCCCGCACGCAGAAGGTCGCGAACAAGATGGCGCTCTGCCTCCCGAGCGACGGCAAGACGACAAGCGGCGACAGCGTGGGCGTGGCCATCTTCGGCGGGGGTCCCTTGTTCTTCATCCCGCCGGACCGGGGCGACTTCACGGCGATGCTGGCCGGCGCAGCTCGCCTCCACGGGTTCCATGGATCCCCAGGATACTTTGTCTTCGCCACCGGCATCGCCGTGGAGCAGAAGCAAGCCGTCGGCGGGCCGCTCGCCGTCGGGCTGAGCTCGACGATCCCGTACACGGCGCTCCGCCCCGACGTGTACGGCCCGCTGGTGAAGGCGTGGGACCAGGCGGCGTCCGGGCCCAGCTTCCCGTGGATGCAGAGGGTCGCCGCGGTGGCGCCGTTCGAGCGGTGCTACAACTCGACCAAGCTGGCGGTGTCGCTGTCGCGGCTCGGCTACGGCGTGCCGCAGATAGACGTGGCACTCGAGGGCGGGGCCAGCTTCCTGGTGGTCGGCGGCAACTCCATGGTGCAGGTGGACGCCGACACGGCCTGCCTCGGGTTCGTCCGTAGTAGTAAGGGCGGCcaagcgccggcggcgatcatCGGTGGGTTCCAGCTGGAGAACCGCCTGCTGGTGATCGACGAGGACAAGCAGCAGCTCGGCTTCACCACGTTTCTCAACGCCATAGGGCTCTCCTGCAGCAACTTCAACTTTACTCATGCCGCCTAG